The Lycium barbarum isolate Lr01 chromosome 10, ASM1917538v2, whole genome shotgun sequence genome includes a region encoding these proteins:
- the LOC132614156 gene encoding uncharacterized protein LOC132614156 isoform X1 — MGNCIVLQEKIVKVVKKDGKILEYKAPIKVHQVLSQFSGHVISNSLQVIDNQHLQPDDDLLGGQIYYLLPQLPVQPPPKSAKKKVKFVSDQVKKKVKFANDQLVEEEVKQKTEVVRIKIVITKKELQALLNSEDGLIKVGDIKSTTIVDDSTTNGIEWKPVLDIIPELN, encoded by the coding sequence ATGGGGAATTGTATTGTTCTTCAAGAAAAAATTGTAAAAGTGGTTAAAAAAGATGGGAAAATTCTTGAATACAAAGCTCCCATTAAAGTCCATCAAGTGTTATCACAATTTTCTGGCCATGTAATATCTAATTCCCTTCAAGTCATTGATAATCAACATCTTCAGCCAGATGATGACTTGCTAGGTGGCCAAATTTATTATCTTTTGCCTCAATTACCAGTGCAGCCTCCTCCAAAATCAGCCAAAAAGAAGGTCAAGTTTGTAAGTGATCAAGTCAAAAAGAAGGTCAAGTTTGCAAATGATCAattagttgaagaagaagttaagCAAAAGACAGAGGTTGTTAGGATTAAAATTGTCATCACCAAGAAAGAGTTGCAAGCTTTGTTGAATAGTGAAGATGGATTAATCAAAGTTGGTGATATCAAGAGTACTACTATTGTTGATGATAGTACAACTAATGGTATAGAATGGAAGCCTGTCCTTGATATTATACCTGAACTGAACTAG
- the LOC132614156 gene encoding uncharacterized protein LOC132614156 isoform X2: protein MGNCIVLQEKIVKVVKKDGKILEYKAPIKVHQVLSQFSGHVISNSLQVIDNQHLQPDDDLLGGQIYYLLPQLPVQPPPKSAKKKVKFANDQLVEEEVKQKTEVVRIKIVITKKELQALLNSEDGLIKVGDIKSTTIVDDSTTNGIEWKPVLDIIPELN from the exons ATGGGGAATTGTATTGTTCTTCAAGAAAAAATTGTAAAAGTGGTTAAAAAAGATGGGAAAATTCTTGAATACAAAGCTCCCATTAAAGTCCATCAAGTGTTATCACAATTTTCTGGCCATGTAATATCTAATTCCCTTCAAGTCATTGATAATCAACATCTTCAGCCAGATGATGACTTGCTAGGTGGCCAAATTTATTATCTTTTGCCTCAATTACCAGTGCAGCCTCCTCCAAAATCAGCCAAAAAGAAG GTCAAGTTTGCAAATGATCAattagttgaagaagaagttaagCAAAAGACAGAGGTTGTTAGGATTAAAATTGTCATCACCAAGAAAGAGTTGCAAGCTTTGTTGAATAGTGAAGATGGATTAATCAAAGTTGGTGATATCAAGAGTACTACTATTGTTGATGATAGTACAACTAATGGTATAGAATGGAAGCCTGTCCTTGATATTATACCTGAACTGAACTAG